A part of Jaculus jaculus isolate mJacJac1 chromosome 17, mJacJac1.mat.Y.cur, whole genome shotgun sequence genomic DNA contains:
- the Zbtb47 gene encoding zinc finger and BTB domain-containing protein 47 isoform X1, translating to MQVTSRFHQLLVEKTTDSPAAEFSLVEDVALHFACLMGRLNEQRLFQPDLCDVDLVLVPQRSVFPAHKGVLAAYSQFFHSLFTQNKQLQRVELSLEALAPGGLQQILNFIYTSKLLVNAANVHEVLSAASLLQMADIAASCQELLDARSLGTPGPVALAQPTASCAPAPPPYYCDIKQEADAPPPPKIYAREGPDPYSVRVEDGDGATADPVPAAPGPAQPLFKEEKEGALEEAGAPEGLCKLEGGEGLEPELSASATYGRQEQSQIIVEVNLNNQTLHVSTGPEGKPATMVLGREDRLQGRSEEDEEDEEEGGGSGVGEEEEEEEEEEGGSQGEEEDEEEEGPSEQEEEEGPSEQDAESSEEEVEGTQGAGAHQGGGAEPPAHNRMATRSRRRATLEPEEVTARRGGKRPKVPGGAPSTPASDGLGAKVKLEEKQQHPCQKCPRVFNNRWYLEKHMNVTHSRMQICDQCGKRFLLESELLLHRQTDCERNIQCVTCGKAFKKLWSLHEHNKIVHGYAEKKFSCEICEKKFYTMAHVRKHMVAHTKDMPFTCETCGKSFKRSMSLKVHSLQHSGEKPFHCENCNERFQYKYQLRSHMSVHIGHKQFMCQWCGKDFNMKQYFDEHMKTHTGEKPYICEICGKSFTSRPNMKRHRRTHTGEKPYPCDVCGQRFRFSNMLKAHKEKCFRVSHPLPGDPAAVPSLPTAHLPPPPPLFPTAAPGGGGGGPRLDAN from the exons ATGCAGGTGACTTCCCGGTTTCATCAG TTGCTGGTTGAGAAGACGACGGATTCACCGGCGGCCGAGTTCTCGCTGGTGGAGGACGTGGCCCTGCACTTCGCCTGCTTGATGGGCCGCCTGAATGAGCAGCGCCTTTTCCAGCCGGACCTGTGCGACGTGGACCTGGTGCTGGTGCCGCAGCGCAGCGTCTTCCCGGCGCACAAGGGCGTGCTGGCCGCCTACAGCCAGTTCTTCCACTCGCTCTTCACGCAGAACAAGCAGCTGCAGCGCGTCGAGCTGTCCCTGGAGGCGCTGGCGCCCGGCGGCCTCCAGCAGATCCTCAACTTCATCTACACGTCCAAGCTTCTGGTGAACGCGGCCAACGTGCACGAGGTGCTGAGCGCAGCCTCCCTGCTCCAGATGGCCGACATCGCCGCCTCCTGCCAGGAGCTGCTGGACGCCCGCTCCCTGGGGACCCCGGGGCCCGTGGCCCTGGCCCAGCCGACCGCCAGCTGTGCTCCAGCGCCGCCACCCTATTACTGCGACATCAAGCAGGAGGCCGACGCGCCGCCACCGCCCAAGATCTACGCCCGCGAGGGCCCCGATCCCTACTCGGTGCGCGTGGAGGACGGGGACGGGGCCACGGCGGACCCGGTGCCTGCCGCCCCCGGCCCAGCCCAGCCGCTCttcaaggaggagaaggaaggggcgCTGGAGGAGGCTGGGGCCCCCGAAGGCCTGTGCAAGCTGGAaggtggggaggggctggagccAGAGCTGAGCGCCTCAGCCACCTATGGGCGCCAGGAGCAGTCGCAGATCATCGTGGAGGTGAACCTCAACAACCAGACTCTGCACGTGTCTACTGGACCCGAGGGCAAGCCGGCCACCATGGTGCTGGGCCGGGAGGACAGGCTGCAGGGGCGCTctgaggaggacgaggaggatgaagaggagggaggagggagtggagtgggggaggaggaagaggaggaggaggaggaagaggggggcagccagggagaggaggaggatgaggaggaggaagggcccagcgagcaggaggaggaggaagggcccAGCGAGCAGGACGCAGAGAGCTctgaagaggaggtggaaggcaCGCAGGGGGCCGGTGCGCACCAGGGCGGTGGGGCCGAGCCCCCTGCACACAACCGCATGGCCACCCGGTCCCGGCGCCGGGCCACCCTAGAGCCCGAAGAGGTCACCGCGCGGCGAGGCGGGAAGAGACCCAAGGTCCCCGGAGGGGCCCCCTCAACCCCGGCCTCGGATGGGTTGGGGGCCAAGGTGAAGCTGGAAGAGAAGCAACAGCACCCTTGCCAGAAGTGTCCGCGGGTTTTCAACAACCGCTGGTACCTGGAGAAGCACATGAACGTGACCCACAGCCGCATGCAGATCTGTGACCAGTGCGGCAAGCGCTTCCTCCTGGAGAGTGAACTGCTGCTGCACCGCCAGACGGACTGCGAACGCAACATCCAG TGTGTGACATGTGGCAAGGCCTTCAAGAAGCTCTGGTCCCTCCATGAGCACAACAAGATCGTGCATGGCTATGCGGAGAAGAAGTTTTCATGCGAGATCTGTGAGAAGAAGTTCTACACCATGGCCCACGTGCGCAAACACATGGTTG CCCACACCAAGGACATGCCCTTCACCTGTGAGACCTGCGGGAAGTCCTTCAAGCGCAGCATGTCGCTCAAGGTGCACTCACTGCAGCACTCAGGGGAGAAGCCTTTCCACTGCGAG AACTGCAACGAGCGCTTTCAGTACAAGTACCAGCTGCGGTCCCACATGAGCGTCCACATCGGCCACAAGCAGTTCATGTGCCAGTGGTGCGGCAAGGACTTCAACATGAAGCAGTACTTCGACGAGCACATGAAGACGCACACAG GGGAGAAGCCGTACATCTGCGAGATATGCGGCAAGAGCTTCACCAGCCGGCCCAACATGAAGCGTCACCGGCGCACGCACACCGGCGAGAAGCCGTACCCGTGCGACGTGTGCGGCCAGCGCTTCCGCTTCTCCAACATGCTCAAGGCGCACAAGGAGAAGTGTTTCCGAGTCAGCCACCCGCTGCCCGGCGACCCCGCAGCCGTGCCCAGCCTGCCCACCGCGCACCTGCCACCACCGCCCCCGCTCTTCCCCACTGCAgcccccggcggcggcggcggcggccccagGCTGGACGCCAACTGA
- the Zbtb47 gene encoding zinc finger and BTB domain-containing protein 47 isoform X3, which produces MGRLNEQRLFQPDLCDVDLVLVPQRSVFPAHKGVLAAYSQFFHSLFTQNKQLQRVELSLEALAPGGLQQILNFIYTSKLLVNAANVHEVLSAASLLQMADIAASCQELLDARSLGTPGPVALAQPTASCAPAPPPYYCDIKQEADAPPPPKIYAREGPDPYSVRVEDGDGATADPVPAAPGPAQPLFKEEKEGALEEAGAPEGLCKLEGGEGLEPELSASATYGRQEQSQIIVEVNLNNQTLHVSTGPEGKPATMVLGREDRLQGRSEEDEEDEEEGGGSGVGEEEEEEEEEEGGSQGEEEDEEEEGPSEQEEEEGPSEQDAESSEEEVEGTQGAGAHQGGGAEPPAHNRMATRSRRRATLEPEEVTARRGGKRPKVPGGAPSTPASDGLGAKVKLEEKQQHPCQKCPRVFNNRWYLEKHMNVTHSRMQICDQCGKRFLLESELLLHRQTDCERNIQCVTCGKAFKKLWSLHEHNKIVHGYAEKKFSCEICEKKFYTMAHVRKHMVAHTKDMPFTCETCGKSFKRSMSLKVHSLQHSGEKPFHCENCNERFQYKYQLRSHMSVHIGHKQFMCQWCGKDFNMKQYFDEHMKTHTGEKPYICEICGKSFTSRPNMKRHRRTHTGEKPYPCDVCGQRFRFSNMLKAHKEKCFRVSHPLPGDPAAVPSLPTAHLPPPPPLFPTAAPGGGGGGPRLDAN; this is translated from the exons ATGGGCCGCCTGAATGAGCAGCGCCTTTTCCAGCCGGACCTGTGCGACGTGGACCTGGTGCTGGTGCCGCAGCGCAGCGTCTTCCCGGCGCACAAGGGCGTGCTGGCCGCCTACAGCCAGTTCTTCCACTCGCTCTTCACGCAGAACAAGCAGCTGCAGCGCGTCGAGCTGTCCCTGGAGGCGCTGGCGCCCGGCGGCCTCCAGCAGATCCTCAACTTCATCTACACGTCCAAGCTTCTGGTGAACGCGGCCAACGTGCACGAGGTGCTGAGCGCAGCCTCCCTGCTCCAGATGGCCGACATCGCCGCCTCCTGCCAGGAGCTGCTGGACGCCCGCTCCCTGGGGACCCCGGGGCCCGTGGCCCTGGCCCAGCCGACCGCCAGCTGTGCTCCAGCGCCGCCACCCTATTACTGCGACATCAAGCAGGAGGCCGACGCGCCGCCACCGCCCAAGATCTACGCCCGCGAGGGCCCCGATCCCTACTCGGTGCGCGTGGAGGACGGGGACGGGGCCACGGCGGACCCGGTGCCTGCCGCCCCCGGCCCAGCCCAGCCGCTCttcaaggaggagaaggaaggggcgCTGGAGGAGGCTGGGGCCCCCGAAGGCCTGTGCAAGCTGGAaggtggggaggggctggagccAGAGCTGAGCGCCTCAGCCACCTATGGGCGCCAGGAGCAGTCGCAGATCATCGTGGAGGTGAACCTCAACAACCAGACTCTGCACGTGTCTACTGGACCCGAGGGCAAGCCGGCCACCATGGTGCTGGGCCGGGAGGACAGGCTGCAGGGGCGCTctgaggaggacgaggaggatgaagaggagggaggagggagtggagtgggggaggaggaagaggaggaggaggaggaagaggggggcagccagggagaggaggaggatgaggaggaggaagggcccagcgagcaggaggaggaggaagggcccAGCGAGCAGGACGCAGAGAGCTctgaagaggaggtggaaggcaCGCAGGGGGCCGGTGCGCACCAGGGCGGTGGGGCCGAGCCCCCTGCACACAACCGCATGGCCACCCGGTCCCGGCGCCGGGCCACCCTAGAGCCCGAAGAGGTCACCGCGCGGCGAGGCGGGAAGAGACCCAAGGTCCCCGGAGGGGCCCCCTCAACCCCGGCCTCGGATGGGTTGGGGGCCAAGGTGAAGCTGGAAGAGAAGCAACAGCACCCTTGCCAGAAGTGTCCGCGGGTTTTCAACAACCGCTGGTACCTGGAGAAGCACATGAACGTGACCCACAGCCGCATGCAGATCTGTGACCAGTGCGGCAAGCGCTTCCTCCTGGAGAGTGAACTGCTGCTGCACCGCCAGACGGACTGCGAACGCAACATCCAG TGTGTGACATGTGGCAAGGCCTTCAAGAAGCTCTGGTCCCTCCATGAGCACAACAAGATCGTGCATGGCTATGCGGAGAAGAAGTTTTCATGCGAGATCTGTGAGAAGAAGTTCTACACCATGGCCCACGTGCGCAAACACATGGTTG CCCACACCAAGGACATGCCCTTCACCTGTGAGACCTGCGGGAAGTCCTTCAAGCGCAGCATGTCGCTCAAGGTGCACTCACTGCAGCACTCAGGGGAGAAGCCTTTCCACTGCGAG AACTGCAACGAGCGCTTTCAGTACAAGTACCAGCTGCGGTCCCACATGAGCGTCCACATCGGCCACAAGCAGTTCATGTGCCAGTGGTGCGGCAAGGACTTCAACATGAAGCAGTACTTCGACGAGCACATGAAGACGCACACAG GGGAGAAGCCGTACATCTGCGAGATATGCGGCAAGAGCTTCACCAGCCGGCCCAACATGAAGCGTCACCGGCGCACGCACACCGGCGAGAAGCCGTACCCGTGCGACGTGTGCGGCCAGCGCTTCCGCTTCTCCAACATGCTCAAGGCGCACAAGGAGAAGTGTTTCCGAGTCAGCCACCCGCTGCCCGGCGACCCCGCAGCCGTGCCCAGCCTGCCCACCGCGCACCTGCCACCACCGCCCCCGCTCTTCCCCACTGCAgcccccggcggcggcggcggcggccccagGCTGGACGCCAACTGA
- the Zbtb47 gene encoding zinc finger and BTB domain-containing protein 47 isoform X2 — translation MLLVEKTTDSPAAEFSLVEDVALHFACLMGRLNEQRLFQPDLCDVDLVLVPQRSVFPAHKGVLAAYSQFFHSLFTQNKQLQRVELSLEALAPGGLQQILNFIYTSKLLVNAANVHEVLSAASLLQMADIAASCQELLDARSLGTPGPVALAQPTASCAPAPPPYYCDIKQEADAPPPPKIYAREGPDPYSVRVEDGDGATADPVPAAPGPAQPLFKEEKEGALEEAGAPEGLCKLEGGEGLEPELSASATYGRQEQSQIIVEVNLNNQTLHVSTGPEGKPATMVLGREDRLQGRSEEDEEDEEEGGGSGVGEEEEEEEEEEGGSQGEEEDEEEEGPSEQEEEEGPSEQDAESSEEEVEGTQGAGAHQGGGAEPPAHNRMATRSRRRATLEPEEVTARRGGKRPKVPGGAPSTPASDGLGAKVKLEEKQQHPCQKCPRVFNNRWYLEKHMNVTHSRMQICDQCGKRFLLESELLLHRQTDCERNIQCVTCGKAFKKLWSLHEHNKIVHGYAEKKFSCEICEKKFYTMAHVRKHMVAHTKDMPFTCETCGKSFKRSMSLKVHSLQHSGEKPFHCENCNERFQYKYQLRSHMSVHIGHKQFMCQWCGKDFNMKQYFDEHMKTHTGEKPYICEICGKSFTSRPNMKRHRRTHTGEKPYPCDVCGQRFRFSNMLKAHKEKCFRVSHPLPGDPAAVPSLPTAHLPPPPPLFPTAAPGGGGGGPRLDAN, via the exons ATG TTGCTGGTTGAGAAGACGACGGATTCACCGGCGGCCGAGTTCTCGCTGGTGGAGGACGTGGCCCTGCACTTCGCCTGCTTGATGGGCCGCCTGAATGAGCAGCGCCTTTTCCAGCCGGACCTGTGCGACGTGGACCTGGTGCTGGTGCCGCAGCGCAGCGTCTTCCCGGCGCACAAGGGCGTGCTGGCCGCCTACAGCCAGTTCTTCCACTCGCTCTTCACGCAGAACAAGCAGCTGCAGCGCGTCGAGCTGTCCCTGGAGGCGCTGGCGCCCGGCGGCCTCCAGCAGATCCTCAACTTCATCTACACGTCCAAGCTTCTGGTGAACGCGGCCAACGTGCACGAGGTGCTGAGCGCAGCCTCCCTGCTCCAGATGGCCGACATCGCCGCCTCCTGCCAGGAGCTGCTGGACGCCCGCTCCCTGGGGACCCCGGGGCCCGTGGCCCTGGCCCAGCCGACCGCCAGCTGTGCTCCAGCGCCGCCACCCTATTACTGCGACATCAAGCAGGAGGCCGACGCGCCGCCACCGCCCAAGATCTACGCCCGCGAGGGCCCCGATCCCTACTCGGTGCGCGTGGAGGACGGGGACGGGGCCACGGCGGACCCGGTGCCTGCCGCCCCCGGCCCAGCCCAGCCGCTCttcaaggaggagaaggaaggggcgCTGGAGGAGGCTGGGGCCCCCGAAGGCCTGTGCAAGCTGGAaggtggggaggggctggagccAGAGCTGAGCGCCTCAGCCACCTATGGGCGCCAGGAGCAGTCGCAGATCATCGTGGAGGTGAACCTCAACAACCAGACTCTGCACGTGTCTACTGGACCCGAGGGCAAGCCGGCCACCATGGTGCTGGGCCGGGAGGACAGGCTGCAGGGGCGCTctgaggaggacgaggaggatgaagaggagggaggagggagtggagtgggggaggaggaagaggaggaggaggaggaagaggggggcagccagggagaggaggaggatgaggaggaggaagggcccagcgagcaggaggaggaggaagggcccAGCGAGCAGGACGCAGAGAGCTctgaagaggaggtggaaggcaCGCAGGGGGCCGGTGCGCACCAGGGCGGTGGGGCCGAGCCCCCTGCACACAACCGCATGGCCACCCGGTCCCGGCGCCGGGCCACCCTAGAGCCCGAAGAGGTCACCGCGCGGCGAGGCGGGAAGAGACCCAAGGTCCCCGGAGGGGCCCCCTCAACCCCGGCCTCGGATGGGTTGGGGGCCAAGGTGAAGCTGGAAGAGAAGCAACAGCACCCTTGCCAGAAGTGTCCGCGGGTTTTCAACAACCGCTGGTACCTGGAGAAGCACATGAACGTGACCCACAGCCGCATGCAGATCTGTGACCAGTGCGGCAAGCGCTTCCTCCTGGAGAGTGAACTGCTGCTGCACCGCCAGACGGACTGCGAACGCAACATCCAG TGTGTGACATGTGGCAAGGCCTTCAAGAAGCTCTGGTCCCTCCATGAGCACAACAAGATCGTGCATGGCTATGCGGAGAAGAAGTTTTCATGCGAGATCTGTGAGAAGAAGTTCTACACCATGGCCCACGTGCGCAAACACATGGTTG CCCACACCAAGGACATGCCCTTCACCTGTGAGACCTGCGGGAAGTCCTTCAAGCGCAGCATGTCGCTCAAGGTGCACTCACTGCAGCACTCAGGGGAGAAGCCTTTCCACTGCGAG AACTGCAACGAGCGCTTTCAGTACAAGTACCAGCTGCGGTCCCACATGAGCGTCCACATCGGCCACAAGCAGTTCATGTGCCAGTGGTGCGGCAAGGACTTCAACATGAAGCAGTACTTCGACGAGCACATGAAGACGCACACAG GGGAGAAGCCGTACATCTGCGAGATATGCGGCAAGAGCTTCACCAGCCGGCCCAACATGAAGCGTCACCGGCGCACGCACACCGGCGAGAAGCCGTACCCGTGCGACGTGTGCGGCCAGCGCTTCCGCTTCTCCAACATGCTCAAGGCGCACAAGGAGAAGTGTTTCCGAGTCAGCCACCCGCTGCCCGGCGACCCCGCAGCCGTGCCCAGCCTGCCCACCGCGCACCTGCCACCACCGCCCCCGCTCTTCCCCACTGCAgcccccggcggcggcggcggcggccccagGCTGGACGCCAACTGA